The following are encoded in a window of Microcaecilia unicolor chromosome 14, aMicUni1.1, whole genome shotgun sequence genomic DNA:
- the LOC115458246 gene encoding vomeronasal type-2 receptor 26-like, whose amino-acid sequence MLSLVPRSVCSESCIPGYRKVIDPEKPICCFDCFACSEGMYSNTTDAENCLKCPEDRWPSEKKDECLPRDIDFLSYDDPLGETLSSISILLFIITVLVLGILIKYQDTPVVKANNQNLSYILLISLMFSFLCALVFIGQPETLTCLFRQSAFGIIFTIAVSTVLAKTVTVVIAFGANKPGSNLRKWVRTRVSSYLVLLCTSGEIVICTVWLLISPPFPEFDTQSVTGKIVLQCNEGSTTAFYSVIGYMFFLAFLSFSVAFLVRKVPDSFNEAKFITFSMLVFCSVWVSFIPSYLSTKGKSMVAVEIFAILASSAGLLGCIFIPKCYIILLRPDLNTRGHIIGKEISLKNTIRRRIYLS is encoded by the exons ATGTTGTCATTA GTCCCCCGCTCTGTGTGCTCTGAGAGCTGTATTCCTGGATACAGGAAAGTCATTGATCCTGAGAAGCCGATCTGCTGCTTTGACTGTTTCGCCTGCTCTGAAGGGATGTATTCTAATACCACAG ATGCAGAGAACTGCTTGAAGTGCCCTGAAGATCGGTGGCCCAGTGAGAAGAAGGATGAGTGTTTACCAAGAGACATTGATTTCTTGTCCTATGATGATCCTTTGGGTGAAACTTTGTCTTCAATTTCTATTCTCTTATTCATTATCACTGTCCTAGTGTTGGGAATCTTAATTAAATATCAGGACACACCAGTAGTGAAAGCCAATAACCAGAACCTCAGCTACATCCTCCTCATCTCCCTCATGTTCTCTTTCCTCTGTGCCTTGGTATTCATTGGACAGCCTGAGACACTGACCTGTCTTTTCAGGCAATCTGCTTTTGGGATAATATTTACAATTGCTGTTTCGACTGTATTAGCAAAAACTGTTACAGTAGTCATTGCCTTTGGTGCCAACAAACCCGGCAGCAATTTAAGAAAATGGGTTAGGACAAGAGTGTCCAGCTATCTAGTTCTTCTCTGCACCTCTGGTGAAATTGTGATATGCACTGTATGGCTGCTCATCTCTCCTCCGTTCCCTGAATTTGACACACAATCTGTTACTGGAAAGATTGTTTTACAGTGCAATGAGGGGTCCACTACAGCATTTTATAGTGTGATTGGGTACATGTTCTTTTTGGCATTTCTTAGTTTCAGTGTGGCTTTCCTAGTAAggaaggttccagatagttttaATGAGGCTAAGTTTATCActttcagcatgctggtgttctgtAGTGTTTGGGTGTCCTTCATCCCATCATACCTGAGCACCAAAGGCAAATCCATGGTGGCTGTGGAAATATTTGCAATTCTGGCTTCTAGTGCTGGACTACTGGGTTGTATATTCATCCCCAAGTGTTACATTATTCTGCTCAGACCTGACCTGAATACAAGGGGACATATAATAGGAAAAGAAATATCATTAAAAAATACCATAAGGAGGAGGATTTATTTATCATGA